The Sylvia atricapilla isolate bSylAtr1 chromosome 10, bSylAtr1.pri, whole genome shotgun sequence genome contains a region encoding:
- the SLITRK3 gene encoding SLIT and NTRK-like protein 3, producing the protein MMKPSTAETLHKGRMLWIILLSTIALAWTTPIPLIEDSEELDEPCFDPCYCEVKESLFHIHCDNKGFINISQITESWSRPFKLYLQRNSMRKLYTNSFLHLNNAVSINLGNNALQDIQTGAFNGLRVLKRLYLHENKLDIFRNDTFLGLESLEYLQADYNVIKRIESGAFRNLSKLRVLILNDNLIPMLPTNLFKSVSLTHLDLRGNRLKVLSYRGMLDHIGRSLMEIQLEENPWNCTCEIVQLKSWLERIPYTALVGDITCETPFHFHGKDLREIKRSKLCPMLSDSEVEASLGIPQLSSSKENAWPTKPSSMLSSFHFTASSVEYKTSNKQPKPTKQPRAPRPPPTPRGLYPGPNQPPVAAYQTRPPIPIICPTGCSCSLHINDLGLTVNCKERGFHNISELLPRPLNAKKLYLSGNLIQKIYRSDFWNFSSLDLLHLGNNRISYVQDGAFINLPNLKSLYLNGNDIERLTPGMFRGLQSLHYLYFEYNLIREIQPAAFSLMPNLKLLFLNDNLLRTLPTDAFAGTSLARLNLRNNHFLALPVAGVLEHLHAIVQIDLKSNPWDCTCELVPLKQWLEALSSVSVVGEVLCSSPEPLADRDLRSLELAALCPAALRPAAAASPPAAAPPPPAATGAAAYELPPAAAAAAVPLSVLILSLLVLFFSAVLVAAGLFAFVLRRRRRKLPFRGPRAEAADLGAVPLRCPRLFPEGGGGGGGGGGGGGPGERSPEKAPPAGHVYDYIPHPVTQMCNNPIYKPREEEEAAGGGGEAAELLRGGGERSFAHPAAPSAAPEPGSSYRTLLEKEQEWSLAVSSSQLNTIVAVHPQHPAGGGLAAGALGAAAAAGGTPRDRDRPPPCAVGFVDCLYGTVPKLKELHVHPPGMQYPDLQQDARLKETLLFAAGKGFPDHQTPTSEYLELRAKLQTKPDYLEVLEKTTYRF; encoded by the coding sequence ATGATGAAACCTTCCACGGCAGAGACGCTTCATAAAGGAAGGATGTTGTGGATAATTCTTCTAAGCACAATTGCTCTAGCATGGACTACACCTATTCCCTTGATAGAGGACTCGGAGGAACTGGATGAGCCCTGCTTTGATCCATGTTACTGTGAAGTGAAGGAGAGCCTTTTCCATATACATTGTGACAACAAGGGATTTATAAATATTAGTCAGATAACAGAGTCGTGGTCGAGACCTTTTAAACTTTATCTGCAGAGGAATTCCATGAGGAAATTGTACACCAACAGTTTTCTTCACTTGAACAATGCTGTATCTATTAACCTTGGGAACAATGCACTGCAGGACATTCAGACGGGGGCTTTTAATGGGCTCCGAGTTTTGAAGAGGTTGTATTTGCACGAAAATAAATTGGACATTTTCAGGAATGACACTTTCCTGGGTTTGGAAAGTCTGGAATATCTGCAGGCAGATTACAATGTCATTAAACGGATTGAAAGCGGGGCATTTCGAAACCTAAGCAAATTGAGGGTCCTTATCCTAAATGACAATCTTATCCCCATGCTTCCCACCAATTTATTTAAGTCCGTGTCCTTAACCCACTTGGACTTGCGGGGGAACCGCCTCAAAGTCCTTTCGTACCGCGGGATGTTGGACCACATTGGCAGGAGCCTGATGGAGATCCAGCTGGAGGAGAACCCGTGGAACTGTACGTGCGAGATCGTGCAGCTCAAGAGCTGGCTGGAGCGCATCCCCTACACTGCTCTGGTGGGGGACATCACCTGCGAGACACCCTTCCACTTCCACGGGAAGGACCTGAGGGAAATCAAAAGAAGCAAGCTCTGCCCCATGCTGTCCGACTCCGAGGTGGAAGCCAGCCTGGGCATCCCTCAGCTGTCCTCCAGCAAGGAGAACGCGTGGCCTACGAAGCCTTCCTCCATGCTGTCCTCCTTCCATTTCACCGCTTCCTCCGTTGAGTACAAAACGTCCAACAAGCAGCCCAAGCCCACCAAGCAGCCCCGGGCGCCCCGGCCTCCCCCGACCCCCCGTGGCCTGTACCCCGGGCCCAACCAACCGCCCGTGGCTGCCTACCAGACCCGGCCCCCCATCCCCATCATCTGCCCCACCGGCTGCTCTTGCAGTTTGCACATCAACGACCTGGGCCTGACGGTCAACTGCAAGGAGCGGGGGTTCCACAACATCTCCGAGCTCCTGCCCAGGCCCTTGAACGCCAAGAAGCTGTACCTGAGCGGGAATTTGATCCAGAAAATCTACCGCTCCGATTTCTGgaatttttcctccttggaTCTCTTACACCTGGGGAACAACCGGATCTCCTACGTGCAGGACGGGGCGTTCATCAACCTGCCGAACCTCAAGAGCCTGTACCTGAACGGGAACGACATCGAGCGGCTCACCCCGGGCATGTTCCGGGGCCTGCAGAGTTTGCATTACCTGTACTTCGAGTACAACCTGATCAGGGAAATCCAGCCGGCGGCCTTCAGCCTCATGCCCAACCTGAAGCTCCTCTTCCTCAACGACAACCTGCTCCGCACGCTGCCCACCGACGCCTTCGCCGGCACCTCCCTGGCGCGCCTCAACCTGCGCAACAACCACTTCCTGGCGCTGCCGGTGGCCGGGGTGCTGGAGCACCTGCACGCCATCGTGCAGATCGACCTGAAGTCCAACCCCTGGGACTGCACCTGCGAGCTGGTGCCGCTCAAGCAGTGGCTGGAGGCGCTCAGCTCCGTCAGCGTGGTGGGCGAggtgctgtgctccagccccgAGCCGCTGGCCGACCGCGACCTGCGCTCGCTGGAGCTGGCCGCGCTGTGCCCCGCCGCCCtgcgccccgccgccgccgcctcgccccccgccgccgccccgccgcctcccgccgccaCCGGCGCGGCCGCCTACGAGCTGCCCCCGGCCGCCGCGGCCGCGGCCGTGCCGCTCTCCGTGCTCATCCTCAGCCTCCTCGTCCTCTTCTTCTCCGCCGTGCTGGTGGCCGCCGGGCTCTTCGCCTTCGTGCTGCGCCGCCGCCGGAGGAAGCTGCCGTTCCGCGGCCCGCGGGCCGAGGCGGCGGACCTGGGCGCGGTGCCGCTGCGCTGCCCGCGGCTCTTCCccgagggcggcggcggcggcggcggcgggggcggcgggggtGGCCCCGGGGAGCGGTCCCCGGAGAAGGCGCCCCCGGCGGGCCACGTCTACGACTACATCCCGCACCCGGTGACCCAGATGTGCAACAACCCCATCTACAAGccgcgggaggaggaggaggcggctggcggcggcggcgaggcGGCCGAGCTGCTGCGGGGCGGCGGCGAGCGAAGCTTCGCCCACCCGGCCGCCCCCTCCGCCGCGCCGGAGCCGGGCAGCAGCTACCGCACCttgctggagaaggagcaggagtggAGCCTGGCCGTGTCCAGCTCGCAGCTCAACACCATCGTGGCCGTGCACCCCCAGCACCCCGCGGGCGGAGGGCTGGCGGCGGGCGCGctcggggcggcggcggcggcggggggaaCCCCGCGGGACCGCGACCGCCCGCCGCCCTGCGCCGTGGGCTTCGTGGACTGCCTGTACGGCACCGTGCCCAAGCTGAAGGAACTGCACGTCCACCCCCCCGGCATGCAATACCCGGACCTGCAGCAGGACGCCAGGCTGAAGGAGACCCTGCTCTTCGCGGCCGGCAAGGGCTTCCCGGACCACCAAACCCCTACAAGCGAATACCTCGAGTTAAGGGCCAAACTCCAAACCAAGCCGGATTACCTCGAAGTCCTGGAGAAGACCACGTACCGGTTCTGa